In Cololabis saira isolate AMF1-May2022 chromosome 10, fColSai1.1, whole genome shotgun sequence, a single window of DNA contains:
- the foxq1a gene encoding forkhead box protein Q1a, whose product MKLEVLRGGLYEIKNTEVSSDAESNAQSFVCAEEELGSDGDCAAHSPPPVSACGGSKSKPYTRRPKPPLSYIALIAMAIRDSPSGRLTLADINDYLMKNFPFFRGSYTGWRNSVRHNLSLNDCFLKVLRDPSRPWGKDNYWMLNPNSEYTFADGVFRRRRKRINGKHSREKEVCEPAEEPGSSGHQPAAATPAAHPSPKFTSSFAIESILSKPFKRDLNKEYFPIFPPISWQPYTELLVRHSEAPTSYKASFMVLR is encoded by the coding sequence ATGAAGCTGGAGGTGTTGCGTGGGGGCTTATATGAGATTAAAAACACCGAAGTGTCCAGTGATGCAGAGAGCAATGCACAGTCGTTTGTGTGTGCAGAGGAGGAGCTGGGGTCGGATGGAGACTGCGCGGCGCACAGCCCTCCACCTGTCAGTGCGTGCGGGGGCAGCAAGTCCAAGCCCTACACACGGAGACCCAAACCCCCGCTGTCCTACATCGCTCTCATCGCCATGGCCATCCGTGATTCTCCCTCCGGACGCCTGACTTTGGCAGATATAAACGACTACCTAATGAAGAATTTCCCGTTTTTCAGGGGCAGCTACACTGGCTGGAGAAACTCGGTGCGACATAACCTGTCCCTGAATGACTGTTTTCTCAAGGTGCTTCGGGACCCTTCCAGACCCTGGGGAAAGGACAATTACTGGATGCTCAACCCGAACAGCGAGTACACGTTCGCTGACGGGGTGTTCCGGCGTAGAAGGAAGCGCATTAACGGAAAACACAGCCGGGAGAAGGAGGTGTGCGAGCCGGCGGAGGAACCGGGGAGCTCCGGGCACCAGCCCGCTGCTGCGACCCCCGCGGCTCATCCCTCTCCCAAGTTCACAAGCTCATTTGCTATTGAGAGCATCCTCAGCAAGCCGTTTAAAAGGGACTTGAACAAAGAATATTTCCCTATATTTCCTCCCATCTCCTGGCAGCCCTACACTGAGCTGTTGGTGCGTCATTCAGAAGCCCCTACGTCATataaagcctcatttatggttctgcgttaa
- the foxf2a gene encoding forkhead box protein F2a isoform X1, with amino-acid sequence MKSYPRVIDALTCWSLIRSANMTTEIPQQHLDLSNPIMRSGQTASAALLSAQPVVESSSNPAKGKRGNSGLRRPEKPPYSYIALIVMAIQSSPSKRLTLSEIYQYLQARFPFFRGTYQGWKNSVRHNLSLNECFIKLPKGLGRPGKGHYWTIDPGSEFMFEEGSFRRRPRGFRRKCQALKPMYRMVNGIGFGASMLPQNFDFQSPPGPLACHNSYNLDLMGNSVPGGFEGLGGGYHVPHMPSSSGTSYMAACQSASNADYCPDSSSSPLQSPPAMDCQSAYANAASHWSAPGVSSYIKPQSLVSSSPNSSAVSNYSMDQGYLHHNARESSDISVGLSRYSGHSAASVRDRKEFVLNFNGISSLHPSTGRSYYPQPHHHHQSVYQDVKPCVM; translated from the exons ATGAAAAGTTACCCACGTGTCATAGACGCCTTGACGTGTTGGAGTCTAATAAGAAGTGCAAATATGACGACCGAGATTCCCCAGCAACATCTGGATCTTTCCAATCCTATCATGCGCTCCGGCCAGACTGCGAGCGCAGCTCTGCTCAGCGCGCAGCCAGTGGTGGAGAGCAGCAGCAACCCAGCCAAGGGGAAAAGGGGGAATTCAGGTTTGAGGCGGCCAGAAAAGCCTCCCTACTCCTATATAGCTTTGATTGTGATGGCAATACAAAGCTCGCCATCCAAAAGGCTCACTCTAAGCGAAATATATCAGTACCTTCAGGCGCGATTCCCTTTCTTCAGAGGAACATACCAAGGATGGAAAAATTCCGTTAGACACAACCTGTCTTTGAACGAGTGTTTTATAAAGCTGCCCAAGGGGCTGGGTAGACCCGGGAAGGGCCATTACTGGACAATCGACCCAGGTAGTGAGTTTATGTTCGAAGAGGGCTCCTTTCGTCGCAGACCACGGGGATTTCGTAGGAAATGCCAAGCTCTGAAGCCAATGTACAGGATGGTGAATGGCATCGGGTTCGGTGCGTCCATGCTGCCGCAGAACTTCGATTTCCAATCTCCACCAGGCCCGTTAGCATGCCATAACAGCTACAACTTAGACTTGATGGGCAACTCGGTTCCAGGTGGGTTTGAGGGACTCGGAGGAGGGTACCACGTCCCACATATGCCATCAAGCTCCGGGACATCTTATATGGCTGCATGTCAGTCGGCCTCTAACGCAGACTACTGCCcggacagcagcagcagccccctGCAGTCTCCCCCGGCGATGGACTGTCAGTCTGCGTAtgcaaatgctgcttcgcactGGAGCGCACCTGGAGTGTCCTCATACATCAAACCGCAGTCTCTGGTATCAAGCAGTCCCAACTCCTCTGCTGTGTCCAATTACTCTATGGATCAGGGTTATCTGCACCATAATGCACGAGAGTCTTCTGACATTTCAG TGGGATTGTCTCGATATTCCGGACACTCAGCTGCTTCTGTGCGTGACAGGAAGGAATTTGTTTTGAACTTTAACGGAATCTCTTCCCTCCATCCCAGCACCGGAAGATCTTACTATCCCCaacctcatcaccaccaccaaagCGTCTACCAGGACGTGAAGCCATGTGTAATGTGA
- the foxf2a gene encoding forkhead box protein F2a isoform X2, with protein MKSYPRVIDALTCWSLIRSANMTTEIPQQHLDLSNPIMRSGQTASAALLSAQPVVESSSNPAKGKRGNSGLRRPEKPPYSYIALIVMAIQSSPSKRLTLSEIYQYLQARFPFFRGTYQGWKNSVRHNLSLNECFIKLPKGLGRPGKGHYWTIDPGSEFMFEEGSFRRRPRGFRRKCQALKPMYRMVNGIGFGASMLPQNFDFQSPPGPLACHNSYNLDLMGNSVPGGFEGLGGGYHVPHMPSSSGTSYMAACQSASNADYCPDSSSSPLQSPPAMDCQSAYANAASHWSAPGVSSYIKPQSLVSSSPNSSAVSNYSMDQGYLHHNARESSDISAPEDLTIPNLITTTKASTRT; from the exons ATGAAAAGTTACCCACGTGTCATAGACGCCTTGACGTGTTGGAGTCTAATAAGAAGTGCAAATATGACGACCGAGATTCCCCAGCAACATCTGGATCTTTCCAATCCTATCATGCGCTCCGGCCAGACTGCGAGCGCAGCTCTGCTCAGCGCGCAGCCAGTGGTGGAGAGCAGCAGCAACCCAGCCAAGGGGAAAAGGGGGAATTCAGGTTTGAGGCGGCCAGAAAAGCCTCCCTACTCCTATATAGCTTTGATTGTGATGGCAATACAAAGCTCGCCATCCAAAAGGCTCACTCTAAGCGAAATATATCAGTACCTTCAGGCGCGATTCCCTTTCTTCAGAGGAACATACCAAGGATGGAAAAATTCCGTTAGACACAACCTGTCTTTGAACGAGTGTTTTATAAAGCTGCCCAAGGGGCTGGGTAGACCCGGGAAGGGCCATTACTGGACAATCGACCCAGGTAGTGAGTTTATGTTCGAAGAGGGCTCCTTTCGTCGCAGACCACGGGGATTTCGTAGGAAATGCCAAGCTCTGAAGCCAATGTACAGGATGGTGAATGGCATCGGGTTCGGTGCGTCCATGCTGCCGCAGAACTTCGATTTCCAATCTCCACCAGGCCCGTTAGCATGCCATAACAGCTACAACTTAGACTTGATGGGCAACTCGGTTCCAGGTGGGTTTGAGGGACTCGGAGGAGGGTACCACGTCCCACATATGCCATCAAGCTCCGGGACATCTTATATGGCTGCATGTCAGTCGGCCTCTAACGCAGACTACTGCCcggacagcagcagcagccccctGCAGTCTCCCCCGGCGATGGACTGTCAGTCTGCGTAtgcaaatgctgcttcgcactGGAGCGCACCTGGAGTGTCCTCATACATCAAACCGCAGTCTCTGGTATCAAGCAGTCCCAACTCCTCTGCTGTGTCCAATTACTCTATGGATCAGGGTTATCTGCACCATAATGCACGAGAGTCTTCTGACATTTCAG CACCGGAAGATCTTACTATCCCCaacctcatcaccaccaccaaagCGTCTACCAGGACGTGA